The following coding sequences lie in one Psychrilyobacter atlanticus DSM 19335 genomic window:
- a CDS encoding NifB/NifX family molybdenum-iron cluster-binding protein, translating into MRISICSKKAGLDSLVDERFGRSENFTIIDLDTDIVETIENTAKNDPSGAGGEAVRLLSKYKVDVAVVPHLGPKAEKAMEAFEIKTISQGDYKIVGEILEAYKAGKLKEIVKIKGLTRL; encoded by the coding sequence ATGAGAATATCTATATGTTCAAAAAAAGCAGGATTAGACAGTTTGGTCGATGAAAGATTTGGCAGATCAGAAAACTTCACTATTATAGATTTGGATACAGATATAGTTGAAACCATTGAAAATACAGCTAAAAACGATCCCAGCGGTGCAGGGGGAGAAGCGGTAAGATTACTTTCAAAATATAAGGTAGATGTCGCTGTGGTTCCCCACTTAGGTCCTAAAGCTGAAAAAGCTATGGAAGCTTTTGAAATAAAAACCATTTCCCAAGGGGATTATAAAATTGTAGGAGAGATTTTAGAAGCATATAAAGCCGGTAAATTAAAAGAAATAGTAAAAATAAAAGGATTGACTAGACTATGA
- a CDS encoding ATP-binding protein — protein MSINEIIIISGKGGTGKTTLAASLIPYLDDLIIADCDVDAPDLNILLDPQIKSTSKFIGLKKAIIDSDRCTHCGLCQTHCKFSAISKGIILNQSKCEGCGVCEFICPQDAISMKDAVVGELYESETTFENFVHAKLIPGEETSGKLVAEVRKKAKASAVLNNKKNIIVDGSPGIACNVISSITGASQVIIVTESTFSGLHDLKRIYELTKKFNLKVQVVINKFDLSLHHSEMIEKYCLENNIVVGLKIPFTKKIVRSIVSKTIPSVGEKDFFRDIGFFNFVDSLSLV, from the coding sequence ATGAGTATAAATGAAATTATAATTATCTCCGGTAAAGGTGGCACTGGAAAAACAACTTTAGCGGCTTCCCTAATTCCATATTTAGATGATTTGATTATCGCCGACTGTGATGTCGATGCTCCAGATCTAAATATTTTACTCGATCCTCAAATAAAATCTACCAGTAAGTTTATAGGATTAAAAAAAGCAATTATAGATAGCGATAGATGCACCCACTGCGGGCTATGCCAAACACACTGTAAATTTTCTGCTATCTCAAAAGGGATTATATTAAATCAATCTAAATGTGAAGGTTGTGGCGTTTGTGAATTTATATGCCCCCAGGATGCAATTTCAATGAAAGACGCAGTAGTAGGTGAGCTCTATGAATCAGAGACAACTTTTGAAAATTTTGTTCATGCAAAACTCATCCCCGGGGAAGAAACTTCCGGAAAATTAGTTGCTGAAGTCAGAAAAAAAGCCAAGGCATCGGCAGTTTTAAATAATAAAAAAAATATTATAGTAGACGGTTCCCCCGGTATCGCCTGCAATGTTATTAGTTCTATTACAGGAGCCAGCCAGGTTATAATAGTTACTGAATCTACTTTTTCAGGACTTCATGATCTCAAAAGAATCTATGAATTAACTAAAAAATTTAACCTCAAGGTCCAGGTAGTTATTAATAAATTTGACCTATCTCTTCATCACAGCGAAATGATAGAAAAATATTGCTTAGAAAATAATATTGTAGTAGGATTAAAAATCCCATTTACTAAAAAAATAGTAAGATCTATTGTAAGTAAAACTATTCCTTCTGTAGGGGAAAAAGATTTCTTTAGAGATATAGGTTTTTTTAATTTTGTAGATAGTTTAAGTTTAGTTTAA
- the hutI gene encoding imidazolonepropionase → MYAELIVKNIGNLITLGEGKKARAGKEMGEVEIIKDGYIVIKDGKFLETGTGEVDKKYIGESTLIKDAMGLTVTPGLIDPHTHLVHGGSRENEFSKKLEGVPYMDILNAGGGILSTVNSTRQASFEELYEKAKKSLDIMLSFGVTTVEAKSGYGLDIETELKQLEVVKKLNEDHPIDLVSTYLGAHALPPEYKGKREEFISEIIGALPMIKEKELAEFCDVFCEEGVFSIEETRKILNAAKDLGFKVKIHADEIVTLGGAELSAELGAFSADHLMAASEKGMEDMAEAGVIADILPATSFNLNKDYAHARQMIEKGVAVALSTDYNPGSSPTENLQLAMQLGSLKLKMTPKEVITAVTVNSAHSVDRGKEIGSITKGKRADFVIFDTPNLEYIMYHFGINHTKDVYKNGIQVVADGKVIY, encoded by the coding sequence ATGTATGCGGAGTTAATTGTAAAGAATATAGGAAATTTAATTACCCTGGGTGAGGGCAAAAAAGCCAGAGCCGGAAAAGAAATGGGTGAAGTTGAGATAATAAAAGATGGTTATATAGTTATTAAGGATGGAAAATTTTTAGAGACAGGGACAGGAGAAGTAGATAAAAAATATATTGGGGAATCGACATTGATAAAGGATGCCATGGGACTGACCGTAACTCCTGGTTTGATAGACCCGCACACACACCTGGTTCATGGGGGTAGTCGTGAAAATGAATTTTCTAAAAAATTAGAAGGGGTTCCCTATATGGATATCTTAAATGCCGGAGGGGGAATTTTGAGTACGGTAAATTCCACAAGGCAGGCCAGTTTTGAAGAATTATATGAAAAAGCTAAAAAAAGTTTGGATATTATGTTATCTTTTGGTGTAACCACTGTAGAAGCTAAGAGCGGGTACGGGCTGGATATTGAAACTGAATTAAAACAATTAGAAGTTGTAAAAAAATTAAATGAAGACCATCCTATAGATTTGGTATCAACATATTTAGGGGCTCATGCTTTACCACCTGAATATAAAGGGAAGAGGGAAGAATTTATTAGTGAAATAATAGGAGCTCTACCTATGATCAAAGAAAAGGAATTGGCTGAATTTTGTGATGTTTTCTGTGAAGAAGGAGTTTTTTCAATAGAGGAAACCAGGAAGATATTAAATGCTGCTAAGGACCTTGGATTTAAAGTAAAGATCCATGCAGATGAAATTGTAACCTTAGGGGGAGCAGAATTATCGGCAGAGTTAGGAGCGTTTTCTGCAGATCATCTTATGGCTGCCAGTGAAAAAGGGATGGAGGACATGGCTGAAGCTGGAGTGATAGCTGATATCCTGCCTGCAACTTCATTTAATTTAAATAAAGATTATGCACATGCTCGTCAGATGATAGAAAAAGGTGTAGCAGTAGCTCTGTCTACAGATTATAATCCTGGAAGTTCTCCTACAGAGAATTTACAGCTGGCTATGCAGCTGGGATCATTAAAATTAAAAATGACTCCTAAAGAGGTTATTACTGCAGTTACTGTCAACTCTGCTCATTCGGTGGACAGGGGAAAAGAAATTGGAAGTATTACCAAAGGAAAGAGAGCAGATTTTGTAATTTTTGACACGCCAAATTTAGAGTATATAATGTATCACTTTGGAATAAACCACACTAAGGATGTGTATAAAAATGGAATTCAGGTAGTGGCAGATGGTAAGGTAATATATTAG
- a CDS encoding AbgT family transporter: MNAEIQVQLGKKKIGKFDKFLNFIEVAGNKLPHPVAMFFGFFIITIFLSAILAKTGISVTYQEISRATGAVIDKTTTVQSLLTASGIRGILTSGVDNFTGHAALGSIIVAMLGVGLAEGSGLINAVIKKVVLSTPKSMVAGIVVFAGVMSNIASDAGYVVLIPLGAIIFASFGRHPLAGLAAAFAGVSGGFSANLLVGTTDPLLGGITTTAAQIVLPGYSVTPTANFFFMVASTFMITIVGGFITDKIVEPRLGKYTGPKLDLDAGSEISKDEIKGMRFAGIGMLVFLGAVIMMTIPENGLLRWTPSEIQNFVTENGRTPSSMEILKPFFSQSIVYILMMFFFIPGLLFGIGAKTIKSHRDVIASLNKAMASCGAILVIIFVSAQFVYVFTKSNIGIIIAVNLADLMKSMGISGVWAAVGLIFLTAFINLFIGGASSKWLMLSPVFIPMFAQLGLSPEYTQLAYRIGDSTTNIISPLMSYFPIVVAFAAKYASKKDGMGIGTIIAMMLPYSIIFLVVWSIMFLAWSFLGLPIGPGVSMFI; the protein is encoded by the coding sequence ATGAACGCAGAAATTCAAGTACAACTAGGCAAAAAGAAAATAGGTAAATTTGATAAATTTTTAAATTTTATCGAGGTAGCAGGTAATAAATTACCCCATCCTGTAGCAATGTTTTTTGGTTTCTTTATAATAACAATTTTTTTATCAGCAATATTAGCTAAAACAGGTATCTCAGTAACATACCAGGAAATATCTAGAGCCACTGGAGCTGTTATAGATAAAACAACTACTGTCCAAAGTTTATTGACAGCTTCTGGAATTAGAGGGATCTTAACCAGTGGAGTAGATAACTTTACCGGCCATGCAGCACTGGGATCTATTATCGTAGCCATGTTAGGTGTAGGCTTGGCTGAGGGATCCGGATTGATCAATGCAGTTATAAAAAAAGTAGTATTGTCTACTCCTAAATCTATGGTTGCAGGAATTGTAGTTTTTGCAGGAGTTATGTCTAACATTGCATCGGATGCAGGATATGTTGTATTAATCCCATTAGGAGCAATTATATTTGCTTCATTTGGCAGACATCCCCTTGCAGGACTTGCTGCAGCATTTGCAGGAGTCTCCGGAGGATTTTCAGCAAACTTATTGGTTGGAACTACAGATCCATTATTAGGCGGGATCACAACTACCGCAGCACAGATAGTTTTACCGGGGTATTCAGTTACTCCTACAGCAAATTTTTTCTTTATGGTAGCTTCTACATTTATGATAACAATCGTCGGAGGATTCATTACCGATAAAATTGTTGAACCCAGACTGGGAAAATATACAGGTCCTAAACTGGATCTAGATGCCGGTTCGGAAATATCTAAAGATGAGATCAAGGGAATGAGATTTGCAGGAATCGGGATGCTGGTATTTTTAGGAGCTGTCATCATGATGACCATCCCGGAAAACGGACTCCTTAGATGGACTCCGTCTGAGATTCAAAATTTTGTCACAGAAAACGGTAGAACTCCCAGCAGTATGGAGATCTTAAAACCATTTTTCAGTCAGTCTATTGTTTATATCCTTATGATGTTCTTCTTCATACCGGGATTATTATTTGGAATCGGAGCTAAAACAATAAAAAGTCATAGAGATGTAATAGCTTCACTGAATAAAGCTATGGCATCTTGCGGAGCTATCCTGGTAATAATATTTGTTTCAGCACAATTCGTATATGTGTTTACAAAATCAAATATTGGAATTATCATTGCAGTAAACTTGGCTGACCTTATGAAATCTATGGGAATAAGTGGAGTATGGGCAGCTGTAGGACTTATCTTCTTAACTGCTTTTATAAACTTATTTATTGGAGGAGCTTCTTCTAAATGGCTCATGTTATCTCCTGTATTCATCCCTATGTTTGCTCAATTAGGTCTGTCACCTGAGTATACACAGCTGGCTTACAGGATTGGAGATTCTACAACTAATATTATATCTCCTCTTATGTCATACTTTCCAATTGTAGTAGCATTTGCTGCAAAGTATGCATCTAAAAAGGATGGAATGGGAATAGGAACAATCATAGCTATGATGCTTCCTTATTCGATTATATTCTTAGTAGTTTGGAGTATTATGTT
- a CDS encoding ATP-binding protein produces the protein MKIAVLSGKGGTGKTTVTSNFAVNIKNSISIDSDVEEPNLHIFMDMKKPAFKPVYTLYPSIDENLCNLCGRCGEFCNYHAIIPAKNQVIVFSESCHDCGGCKLVCPNGAITYKKREIGQIFSGRSKYDTELHYGLLNIGEMSGVKIIDQLKQSTDSDENIIFIDSPPGTSCATVAAVEDADYAVIVSEPTPFGVSDMKMVVEMLRQMKIPFGLIINKAGLGDEEIYHYCRDENIEILGEIPFDKRIAELYAHGKIFSISLPEYKNLFTDIYKNIIEERRSL, from the coding sequence ATGAAAATAGCTGTATTAAGCGGAAAAGGGGGAACTGGTAAAACTACTGTCACTTCTAACTTCGCTGTAAATATAAAAAACTCTATAAGTATAGATTCTGATGTGGAGGAACCAAATTTACATATTTTTATGGATATGAAGAAACCAGCTTTTAAACCGGTATATACACTCTATCCCTCTATCGACGAAAACCTCTGCAACCTCTGTGGCAGATGTGGAGAATTTTGTAACTACCATGCTATAATTCCTGCCAAAAATCAAGTGATTGTCTTCAGCGAAAGTTGTCATGACTGTGGTGGGTGTAAATTAGTGTGTCCAAATGGCGCTATCACGTATAAAAAACGTGAGATTGGACAAATTTTTAGCGGCAGATCAAAATATGATACAGAACTTCACTATGGACTATTGAACATAGGTGAGATGTCAGGGGTAAAAATTATAGATCAATTAAAACAATCTACCGATTCAGATGAAAATATAATTTTTATCGACTCCCCTCCTGGGACTTCATGTGCCACAGTGGCAGCAGTGGAAGATGCAGATTATGCTGTAATCGTCTCTGAACCGACACCTTTCGGAGTCAGTGATATGAAGATGGTTGTAGAGATGCTTCGTCAAATGAAAATACCTTTTGGACTGATTATAAATAAAGCGGGATTAGGAGATGAGGAGATCTATCATTACTGCAGGGATGAAAATATAGAAATTTTAGGAGAGATCCCCTTTGATAAAAGGATAGCCGAACTCTATGCCCATGGAAAAATATTCAGTATTTCCCTGCCTGAGTACAAAAACTTATTCACTGATATCTATAAAAATATTATAGAAGAAAGGAGGTCATTATGA
- a CDS encoding formate/nitrite transporter family protein, translating to MCKENMYDNYETAGNVVKMGIKKANSKSINIFLFGILGGFFIALGYMGYMTVTQTMRTRVDTGLASFLGASVFPVGIMLCIVVGGSLFTSNNLLTLALFDKKISLKDLFRNWTFVWLGNFTGSIIAAVLAITAGLYKSEAIYSVAVHMAEHKAVLGFSEAVASAFFCNVLVALGVWMTMSAKDLVSKVIGVWFPVMLFVLCGFQHVVANMYVLSLGKMLGANYTLGEMFMNNIIPVTIGNALSGGLIFPAMYYFLLVKKQK from the coding sequence ATGTGTAAAGAAAACATGTACGATAATTATGAAACAGCAGGTAATGTTGTTAAGATGGGAATTAAAAAGGCAAATAGTAAAAGTATAAATATATTTTTATTTGGTATCTTAGGCGGATTTTTTATCGCTTTGGGATATATGGGGTATATGACCGTTACCCAGACAATGAGAACCAGGGTAGATACAGGATTAGCCAGCTTCTTAGGAGCCAGTGTCTTTCCGGTTGGTATAATGTTATGTATAGTTGTAGGAGGATCATTATTTACCAGTAATAACTTGCTGACCCTTGCACTATTTGACAAAAAAATCAGTTTAAAAGATTTATTCAGAAACTGGACCTTTGTATGGCTGGGTAACTTCACAGGTTCTATAATAGCAGCTGTACTAGCTATCACAGCTGGACTATATAAATCTGAAGCTATCTATTCTGTAGCTGTCCACATGGCAGAACATAAGGCAGTTTTAGGATTTTCTGAAGCTGTAGCCAGTGCTTTCTTCTGTAATGTTTTAGTGGCCTTAGGTGTTTGGATGACAATGTCTGCTAAAGATCTGGTTTCTAAAGTTATAGGTGTCTGGTTCCCAGTTATGCTATTTGTACTCTGCGGATTTCAGCATGTAGTTGCTAATATGTATGTTTTAAGCTTAGGAAAGATGTTAGGAGCTAACTATACTCTCGGAGAAATGTTTATGAATAACATTATTCCTGTTACCATTGGAAATGCTCTTTCTGGAGGATTAATTTTCCCCGCTATGTATTATTTCTTATTAGTAAAAAAACAAAAATAA
- the ftcD gene encoding glutamate formimidoyltransferase has product MKQVIQCVPNFSEGKDLEKIEKIIAPLKNREGVKLLSVEPDKDYNRTVVNIIGEPLKVLEAVYEAIGIATKLIDLNVHRGEHSRMGATDVVPFIPIKNIEMEECIELAITLGKRIADDYKVPVFLYEEAATCKERINLATVRKGQFEGMAEKMKDPQWKPDFGECMPHRTAGVVGVGARLPLVAFNINLGTTDVNVAKNIAKAIRHSSGGFRYIKAGPAELKEKGIVQVTMNVVNYKKTPLYRVFETVKMEAKRYGVPVLGSEIIGSVPMEALAMSMEYYLGLDGFSMEKVLESNL; this is encoded by the coding sequence TTGAAACAAGTGATACAATGTGTGCCTAATTTTAGTGAGGGAAAAGATTTAGAAAAGATAGAAAAAATAATTGCTCCTTTGAAAAATAGAGAGGGGGTAAAACTCCTCAGTGTAGAACCAGATAAAGATTACAATAGAACAGTTGTAAACATAATCGGAGAACCGTTAAAAGTATTGGAAGCTGTATATGAGGCAATAGGAATTGCAACAAAATTAATAGATTTGAATGTTCATAGGGGAGAACACTCCAGGATGGGAGCTACAGATGTAGTACCTTTTATACCCATTAAAAATATAGAGATGGAGGAGTGTATAGAGCTGGCTATAACATTGGGGAAAAGGATAGCTGATGACTATAAAGTTCCGGTATTTTTATATGAGGAGGCAGCTACCTGCAAGGAAAGAATTAATCTTGCCACTGTGAGAAAAGGTCAGTTTGAAGGGATGGCAGAAAAAATGAAGGATCCTCAATGGAAACCTGATTTTGGAGAGTGTATGCCTCATAGAACTGCAGGAGTGGTAGGAGTAGGAGCCAGGTTACCTTTGGTAGCTTTTAATATAAACTTAGGAACAACAGACGTAAATGTAGCAAAAAATATTGCTAAGGCGATCAGACATTCTAGTGGTGGATTCAGATATATAAAAGCCGGACCGGCAGAATTGAAGGAAAAAGGGATAGTACAGGTGACTATGAATGTAGTAAACTACAAAAAAACTCCCCTTTACAGGGTTTTTGAAACTGTGAAGATGGAAGCTAAAAGATATGGGGTTCCAGTATTAGGAAGTGAGATCATAGGAAGTGTACCTATGGAAGCCCTTGCTATGAGTATGGAATATTATTTAGGTTTAGATGGCTTTTCAATGGAGAAGGTTTTAGAATCTAATTTATAG
- a CDS encoding M42 family metallopeptidase — MKYITNYMVEKLVEILNIPSPSGDTEKAIAVCRDEFKRLGVKTEITPKGALKATLPGKKEESRIIAAHIDTLGGMVREITSNGFLKLTQIGGYSWNSVDGEYCTISTMNGEEIRGTILFEKSSVHNYGDAPKSDKRTEDNMVVRLDELVENAEDIKKLGINVGDFVYLDPRVEVTQSGFVKSRHLDNKAGVAIILGVCKYLMETEIVPEYTLEFFISNYEEVGHGAAGIATSLTQEILAIDMASPGIGQTSKENKVTICAKDSSGPYDLEMKKRLVNLCCEEEIDYVIDIYKYYGSDASALLRGGAQIKHALIGPGVDSSHSYERTHVDGLLNTAKLVIEYCK, encoded by the coding sequence ATGAAGTATATTACAAATTATATGGTAGAAAAATTAGTGGAAATATTAAATATCCCCAGCCCTAGTGGTGACACTGAAAAGGCAATAGCAGTATGCAGAGATGAATTTAAAAGATTAGGAGTAAAAACTGAGATAACTCCCAAAGGAGCATTAAAAGCAACTCTTCCTGGGAAAAAAGAGGAGAGTAGAATAATTGCAGCCCATATCGATACCTTAGGTGGGATGGTAAGGGAGATAACATCTAATGGTTTTTTAAAGTTAACTCAGATCGGTGGATATTCTTGGAATTCTGTAGATGGAGAATATTGTACTATATCTACTATGAATGGTGAAGAGATCAGAGGAACGATCTTGTTTGAAAAATCATCTGTACATAACTATGGAGATGCTCCTAAATCAGATAAAAGAACAGAAGATAATATGGTAGTAAGATTGGACGAACTGGTAGAAAATGCAGAAGATATAAAAAAATTGGGAATTAATGTAGGAGATTTTGTATATTTAGATCCAAGGGTAGAGGTTACTCAGTCTGGATTTGTTAAGAGTCGTCATTTGGATAATAAAGCAGGAGTAGCAATTATATTAGGAGTTTGTAAATATCTTATGGAAACTGAGATAGTTCCAGAGTATACATTGGAGTTCTTTATATCTAACTACGAGGAAGTTGGTCATGGTGCGGCAGGAATTGCAACATCATTAACTCAGGAAATATTGGCTATAGATATGGCATCTCCAGGGATAGGTCAGACTTCAAAAGAAAATAAGGTGACTATTTGTGCTAAGGATTCTTCAGGGCCATATGATTTGGAGATGAAAAAACGTCTGGTTAATTTATGCTGTGAAGAAGAGATTGATTATGTTATAGATATTTATAAATACTATGGATCAGATGCTAGTGCACTTTTACGTGGAGGAGCACAAATTAAACATGCTCTTATTGGACCTGGAGTAGACTCATCTCATTCATATGAAAGAACCCATGTAGATGGACTTTTAAATACAGCTAAATTAGTAATCGAATATTGTAAATAA
- a CDS encoding cyclodeaminase/cyclohydrolase family protein: MSYLNIELGDFIDVVDSDAPAPGGGSVAALSSSLGIALSRMMASLVIDKKKYREFDDMIKEEFLTKHRRLLKIRKRVEILIDEDTKSFNDLMGAFKLPKDTDENKAIRSEEIQKATLKATEVPYEIAKTSLEAMELLPFFSEYGNLNAITDLGVGAMLLETGIRGAILNVKINLGSLKDQAKVERFKRNYERIEEESIILKEAIMDFVNEKIKL; the protein is encoded by the coding sequence ATGAGTTATTTAAATATAGAATTAGGAGACTTTATAGATGTGGTGGATTCAGATGCGCCAGCACCTGGAGGAGGAAGTGTAGCAGCCTTATCTTCATCATTGGGGATAGCACTGTCTCGTATGATGGCATCATTGGTTATAGATAAGAAAAAATATAGAGAATTTGATGATATGATCAAAGAGGAGTTTTTAACAAAACATAGAAGACTTCTAAAAATAAGAAAAAGAGTAGAAATATTAATAGATGAGGATACTAAATCTTTTAATGACCTTATGGGAGCATTTAAACTGCCGAAGGATACCGATGAAAATAAAGCAATCAGAAGTGAGGAGATTCAAAAAGCTACTTTAAAAGCTACGGAAGTTCCCTATGAGATAGCTAAAACATCTTTAGAAGCTATGGAATTACTTCCGTTTTTCTCTGAATACGGAAATCTTAACGCGATAACTGACCTGGGAGTAGGAGCTATGCTTTTGGAAACAGGGATCAGAGGAGCTATACTCAACGTAAAGATAAACCTGGGATCTTTAAAAGATCAAGCTAAAGTAGAAAGGTTTAAGAGAAACTATGAAAGGATAGAAGAAGAATCTATAATTTTAAAAGAAGCAATTATGGATTTTGTAAATGAAAAAATTAAGTTATAA
- a CDS encoding NifB/NifX family molybdenum-iron cluster-binding protein — MELKIAFPTNDRLNVEEHFGHCSEFKILNTKDGKVISEEFLTPPPHEPGVLPRFLGEQKITTIITGGMGAMAINLFKVQEIDVILGATGSITENLNTFLDGQLASTGSACSHHHGDHDCNH; from the coding sequence ACAAATGACAGATTAAACGTTGAGGAACACTTCGGACACTGCAGCGAATTTAAAATATTGAATACAAAGGATGGGAAAGTAATATCGGAAGAATTTCTTACACCGCCACCCCATGAACCTGGTGTACTGCCAAGATTTTTAGGGGAACAGAAGATCACTACTATTATCACTGGCGGAATGGGAGCCATGGCCATAAACCTATTCAAAGTACAAGAGATAGACGTTATATTAGGAGCTACTGGAAGTATCACAGAAAATCTAAATACATTTTTAGATGGTCAGCTGGCATCTACTGGATCTGCTTGCAGTCATCATCACGGAGATCATGATTGTAATCATTAA